Proteins from a genomic interval of Chroococcidiopsis thermalis PCC 7203:
- a CDS encoding FAD-dependent hydroxylase: MAFEQLSQSVSPPQAIAPNNGFDYDLAIVGGGIVGLTLACALKNSGLRVALIEAKPYSVAAMKGQAYAVHMSSRLILSAIGVWDKILPGIETFHHVKLSDADRPNVVEFHPKDLGTEVIGYVAEHQALLTPLQEFLHECSNVEYLCPVEVVRTEFQSHGVELTLNVSGKSRQICTRLLVAADGARSRIRQNAGIKTWGWQYWQSCIVAFVKPEKPHNNTAYEKFWSSGPFAILPLPGNRCRIVWTAPHAEAKALLELDDERFLAELTRRYGTQMGELQLEGDRFMFPVQLMQSDRYVLPRLALVGDAAHCCHPVGGQGLNLGIRDAAALAEVLQTATRQGEDLGSLQVLKRYERWRKRENSVVLGFTDLLDRTFSNNYLPVAIARQFGLWVLRRVPIVKRSALQLMTGLGGRLPQVTVISDQ; this comes from the coding sequence ATGGCGTTCGAGCAACTTTCGCAATCAGTTTCACCTCCGCAAGCGATCGCACCCAATAACGGTTTTGACTACGACTTGGCGATCGTCGGTGGTGGAATTGTGGGCTTAACCCTTGCCTGTGCCTTGAAAAATTCGGGGTTGAGGGTGGCACTCATTGAAGCAAAGCCATACTCCGTAGCAGCGATGAAGGGGCAAGCATACGCCGTTCACATGTCTTCGCGACTAATTTTATCGGCAATCGGTGTCTGGGATAAAATTCTGCCTGGAATTGAAACGTTTCACCATGTCAAACTTTCCGATGCCGATCGCCCCAACGTGGTAGAGTTCCATCCAAAAGATTTGGGGACAGAGGTTATCGGTTACGTTGCCGAACACCAAGCTTTATTAACGCCGCTACAGGAATTTTTGCACGAATGCTCCAACGTGGAGTATCTATGTCCGGTAGAGGTGGTGCGAACTGAGTTTCAATCGCATGGAGTCGAGCTGACACTCAATGTCTCAGGGAAGTCACGGCAGATCTGCACGCGGTTGTTAGTCGCAGCGGATGGGGCGCGATCGCGGATTCGCCAAAATGCGGGAATTAAAACCTGGGGCTGGCAGTACTGGCAGTCTTGTATTGTCGCTTTTGTCAAGCCTGAAAAACCCCACAACAACACAGCTTATGAAAAATTCTGGTCGAGTGGACCCTTTGCCATTCTACCTCTGCCAGGAAATCGCTGTCGTATTGTTTGGACTGCTCCTCATGCCGAAGCAAAAGCTTTATTGGAATTGGATGACGAGCGGTTTCTCGCCGAACTCACCCGCAGGTATGGCACTCAAATGGGAGAACTGCAACTAGAAGGCGATCGCTTTATGTTTCCGGTGCAGTTGATGCAAAGCGATCGGTATGTGTTGCCGCGTTTGGCACTGGTGGGCGATGCCGCTCACTGCTGTCATCCCGTGGGCGGACAAGGCTTGAATTTAGGAATTCGCGATGCTGCGGCTTTAGCTGAAGTGCTACAAACAGCCACTCGTCAAGGAGAAGATCTCGGCAGCTTGCAGGTACTCAAACGCTACGAACGCTGGCGCAAGCGAGAAAATTCAGTGGTTTTGGGTTTTACCGATTTATTAGATCGGACGTTTTCGAATAATTATTTACCCGTGGCGATCGCTCGTCAATTCGGCTTGTGGGTTTTGCGGCGCGTACCTATTGTCAAGCGATCTGCCTTACAACTCATGACTGGTTTAGGAGGACGTTTGCCTCAAGTAACAGTTATCAGTGACCAGTGA
- a CDS encoding two-component system response regulator produces MVDINQRSSILIVDDSPLNVKGLFKILHHSGFIVSVANSGENALLEIKNTLPDLILLDVVMVGMNGFETCRHLKADPATQDIPVIFISALDEATNKAECFAVGGVDYITKPFAAEEVLARVRHQLALRAAKIEIERLNQELEARVRQRTLQLEAVNRQLQQEISDRHQVQEQLVYSALHDALTHLPNRTLLMERLEMALQRVKRYPDHLFAVLFIDLDRFKTINDSLGHQVGDRLLLAIAHQLQQLVRSTDTVARLGGDEFIILLDPIQDINDAIRVAERIHTQLRSPLQLASREIFIGASIGIAASATHYQQGSELLRDADIAMYRAKEQGKARYEIFDRAMYAEAIQKLQIENDLRQAAVGQEFHLNYQPIVSLDTGKIIGFEALLRWLHPERGLISPSQFIPIAEETGLVVPIGEWVLFTACSQMKQWQTKFSHPPAKISVNLSLKQLREPDFLEKIDRILTETEIAGESLNLELTESMLMDNVEELIFVLGQLRARNIRLSIDDFGTGYSSLSYLHRFPIDYLKVDRAFISGIGAGGKSRQIAATIISLAHQLGIKAIAEGVETPTHLQHLHALDCEEAQGYLFSKPLDLAAAESLILTNPQW; encoded by the coding sequence ATGGTCGATATAAATCAGAGATCTTCTATTTTAATTGTTGACGACAGCCCGCTCAATGTTAAAGGTTTGTTTAAAATCTTACACCACTCTGGGTTTATAGTTTCTGTTGCAAACAGCGGTGAAAATGCTTTATTGGAAATCAAAAATACATTACCAGATCTAATTTTATTAGACGTAGTAATGGTAGGAATGAATGGCTTTGAAACTTGTCGTCATCTCAAAGCCGATCCAGCAACTCAAGATATTCCAGTGATTTTTATTAGTGCTTTAGATGAAGCAACCAATAAAGCCGAATGCTTTGCAGTTGGCGGAGTTGATTACATTACCAAGCCCTTTGCAGCCGAGGAAGTGTTAGCGCGAGTCAGACATCAATTGGCATTACGTGCAGCCAAAATAGAAATCGAACGGCTTAACCAAGAACTAGAAGCAAGAGTTCGCCAGCGAACGCTGCAACTAGAGGCAGTCAACCGACAGTTGCAACAAGAAATTAGCGATCGCCATCAAGTACAAGAGCAATTAGTCTACAGTGCTTTGCACGATGCCTTAACCCATCTCCCCAACCGTACTCTATTGATGGAACGCTTGGAAATGGCGTTACAACGGGTAAAACGATATCCAGACCATTTATTTGCCGTTTTATTTATCGACTTAGACCGTTTCAAAACGATCAACGACAGTTTAGGGCATCAGGTAGGCGATCGATTGCTATTGGCGATCGCCCATCAGCTACAACAACTCGTCCGCTCCACAGATACAGTGGCTCGCTTAGGCGGAGATGAATTTATCATTCTCCTCGACCCCATTCAAGATATTAATGATGCGATTCGAGTTGCCGAGCGAATTCACACCCAATTGCGATCGCCACTGCAACTCGCAAGCAGAGAAATATTTATCGGTGCTAGTATCGGTATCGCTGCGAGTGCAACTCACTATCAACAAGGCTCAGAGCTGCTGAGAGATGCAGATATAGCCATGTACCGTGCTAAAGAGCAAGGTAAAGCGCGGTATGAAATTTTTGACCGAGCTATGTATGCTGAAGCAATCCAAAAGCTGCAAATCGAAAACGATCTGCGTCAAGCAGCAGTCGGACAAGAGTTTCACCTCAATTACCAGCCAATCGTCTCTTTAGATACAGGTAAAATTATCGGTTTTGAAGCGCTACTACGCTGGCTGCATCCCGAACGGGGTTTGATTTCTCCGTCCCAGTTTATCCCGATTGCTGAAGAAACTGGATTAGTTGTTCCGATTGGTGAATGGGTACTTTTCACAGCTTGCAGCCAAATGAAACAATGGCAAACTAAATTTTCTCATCCACCCGCCAAAATCAGCGTTAACCTCTCGCTGAAACAATTGCGAGAACCCGATTTTCTGGAGAAGATAGATCGCATATTAACCGAAACGGAAATTGCCGGCGAGAGTCTCAACCTAGAACTGACCGAAAGTATGCTCATGGACAACGTGGAAGAACTGATCTTCGTTCTTGGACAACTGCGTGCGAGAAATATTCGCCTGAGTATTGACGACTTCGGTACGGGTTATTCTTCTCTCAGCTATTTACATCGTTTTCCAATTGATTATTTAAAAGTAGACCGAGCTTTTATCAGTGGAATTGGAGCTGGTGGCAAATCTCGTCAGATTGCAGCCACAATTATTTCCCTAGCTCACCAGTTAGGAATTAAAGCGATCGCTGAAGGCGTGGAAACTCCAACTCATTTACAACACTTACATGCATTAGATTGTGAAGAAGCACAGGGATATTTATTTTCTAAACCCCTAGATTTAGCAGCCGCAGAGTCTTTAATTTTGACCAATCCTCAGTGGTGA
- the cynS gene encoding cyanase codes for MLPEITQKLLAAKQEKGMSFVDLEKAVGRDEVWIAAVFYRQASASQAEAEKILSAIGLPTTLAPELTECPLKGLGPVVPTDPLIYRFYEIMQVYGMPLKSVIHEKFGDGIMSAIDFTLDVEKEEDPKGDRVKVIMSGKFLPYKKW; via the coding sequence ATGCTGCCTGAAATTACGCAAAAACTCTTAGCAGCAAAACAAGAAAAAGGGATGTCCTTTGTCGATTTAGAAAAAGCAGTCGGTAGGGATGAAGTTTGGATTGCCGCAGTCTTTTACCGTCAAGCTAGTGCTTCTCAGGCAGAGGCAGAAAAGATTTTATCGGCGATTGGGCTACCGACGACATTAGCACCAGAACTAACAGAATGCCCGCTCAAAGGTTTAGGTCCAGTCGTACCGACAGATCCGCTCATATATCGCTTCTATGAAATCATGCAAGTGTATGGAATGCCACTCAAAAGCGTGATTCATGAAAAATTTGGCGATGGCATTATGAGCGCAATTGACTTTACTTTAGATGTAGAGAAAGAAGAAGACCCCAAAGGCGATCGCGTCAAAGTGATCATGTCGGGAAAATTTTTACCATATAAAAAGTGGTAA
- a CDS encoding lipopolysaccharide biosynthesis protein yields the protein MKTVGASVRWVLAGRGATAATLQTLLTKILILAANTCTGAITARILGPDGRGEQAAIALWPQFLAFTMTLGLPIALRYYLKRNPEQESEIFSATLVLGTILGIVAAIAGILFIPQWLTQYSPEVIRYAQWFMVLSPIIMLTTIYTAALEADYNFKTANQAQYLQPLTTLAILTGLAVSGNLTPFTAVIAYAFPSLPIFFWLSRCVWQRFRPRLDGLRKSYQRLVSYGLRAYGIDLIGTLSVQVDQALVINLLAPEAMGKYVISLSLSRMLNLFQHSIVTVLLPKTAARPIAEVVAVTGMAARISTALTTMAAAILFIVGPMLLNLLYGAEFMGAVPVFRILVVMTVVDGSVWILAQAFMALGRPGTVTLLQTIGLGLSVPFLLLLVPRLGLQGAGWALLCSTVVRLLFVLACYPLVLKVRPPSLLAKRSDFYILKQKMVHRT from the coding sequence ATGAAAACTGTAGGTGCTAGTGTTCGTTGGGTACTAGCGGGACGTGGCGCGACTGCTGCTACCTTGCAAACACTGCTGACGAAGATATTGATTTTAGCTGCTAATACATGTACGGGTGCGATTACAGCACGTATTTTGGGACCTGATGGGCGAGGCGAACAAGCAGCGATCGCTCTGTGGCCCCAATTTTTAGCCTTTACTATGACTTTGGGACTGCCAATTGCTTTACGCTATTATCTCAAACGCAATCCAGAGCAGGAATCAGAGATTTTTTCTGCTACCCTCGTCCTGGGTACGATATTAGGTATAGTGGCAGCGATCGCAGGTATACTTTTCATCCCGCAGTGGTTAACTCAGTATTCGCCAGAAGTCATCCGCTACGCTCAATGGTTTATGGTGCTGTCGCCCATAATCATGCTGACAACTATTTATACCGCAGCATTGGAAGCAGATTACAATTTCAAAACTGCCAATCAAGCACAATATCTGCAACCGCTAACAACGTTAGCTATCTTGACCGGACTAGCAGTTTCAGGCAACCTCACTCCTTTTACTGCTGTCATTGCTTATGCATTTCCCAGTCTCCCGATATTTTTTTGGCTATCGCGTTGCGTATGGCAACGCTTTCGTCCCCGTTTGGACGGGTTGAGAAAATCTTACCAACGTCTGGTGAGTTATGGTTTGAGGGCATACGGTATCGATCTAATCGGTACGCTATCAGTACAAGTCGATCAAGCGCTAGTGATCAATTTGTTAGCACCCGAAGCTATGGGAAAATATGTGATTTCTCTGAGCTTATCCCGGATGCTGAATCTGTTTCAGCATTCGATCGTCACAGTGCTGTTACCTAAAACAGCAGCTCGTCCCATAGCAGAAGTTGTTGCTGTAACTGGGATGGCAGCGCGTATCAGCACGGCTCTAACTACTATGGCAGCTGCGATTTTATTTATAGTAGGACCGATGCTGCTCAACTTGCTTTACGGTGCTGAGTTTATGGGAGCTGTCCCTGTATTTCGCATTCTGGTAGTGATGACTGTGGTTGACGGTAGCGTCTGGATACTGGCACAGGCATTTATGGCATTAGGAAGACCTGGAACGGTGACACTTCTGCAAACAATTGGCTTGGGGCTGAGCGTTCCCTTCCTGTTATTACTCGTGCCTCGGTTGGGATTGCAAGGTGCGGGTTGGGCTTTACTCTGTTCAACCGTAGTCCGACTCCTATTTGTCTTGGCTTGCTATCCGCTCGTGTTAAAGGTTCGACCCCCAAGCTTGCTAGCAAAGCGATCGGATTTTTACATACTCAAGCAAAAAATGGTGCATCGGACGTGA
- a CDS encoding YebC/PmpR family DNA-binding transcriptional regulator, which translates to MAGHSKWANIKRQKARVDAVKGKTFTQLSRAIIVAARNGVPDPAGNFQLRTAIEKAKAAGIPNENIERAIAKGAGTYEDSANLEEIRYEGYGPGGVAILIEALTDNRNRTAADLRAAFSKNGGNLGETGCVSWMFERKGVALVSGKVDEDELLEASLEGGAQSYEINEDEHGRSADVMTEIGNLEALTQKLKEKSFVVDEVELRWIPSNTIEITDPEQARSLLKLIDALESLDDVQNATANFDMSDRLIAMSFA; encoded by the coding sequence ATGGCAGGACACAGTAAATGGGCGAACATTAAACGTCAAAAAGCAAGGGTTGATGCCGTCAAGGGGAAAACATTTACGCAATTGTCGCGGGCAATTATTGTGGCGGCGAGAAATGGCGTACCCGATCCGGCAGGAAATTTTCAGTTGCGAACAGCGATAGAGAAAGCCAAAGCAGCAGGCATTCCAAATGAAAATATCGAGCGAGCGATCGCTAAAGGCGCGGGTACGTATGAAGACTCTGCCAATTTAGAAGAAATCCGCTATGAAGGTTACGGTCCTGGTGGCGTGGCGATTTTGATTGAGGCTTTGACTGACAACCGCAACCGTACTGCTGCCGACTTGAGAGCTGCCTTTAGTAAAAATGGGGGAAATTTAGGTGAAACAGGCTGCGTTAGTTGGATGTTCGAGCGCAAAGGAGTCGCGCTGGTTTCTGGCAAAGTAGATGAAGACGAACTTTTAGAAGCATCTCTAGAAGGTGGCGCGCAATCCTATGAAATTAACGAGGATGAGCATGGGCGCTCGGCTGATGTGATGACAGAGATCGGCAATTTGGAAGCTCTAACTCAGAAGCTGAAAGAAAAAAGTTTTGTTGTAGACGAAGTAGAATTGCGTTGGATTCCCAGTAATACAATAGAAATTACTGACCCAGAACAGGCGCGATCGCTTTTGAAGTTAATCGATGCTTTAGAATCTTTGGATGACGTGCAGAACGCTACCGCTAACTTTGACATGAGCGATCGGTTAATTGCCATGAGCTTTGCTTAG
- a CDS encoding phytanoyl-CoA dioxygenase family protein — protein MISLINSQKLWLKLQRRFLQYSAISLKQPQWLLMFAFSRIQIIRFLVLHLTKKPIKIDFLKENSVFTDLDPDRAVKALNSDGLHLGITIPPHILKEILDFARTATYYGNGDLQFPFSLANRRVQEMKSSKSFRIGYNFEPTSQCMAIRKLAEDRKLWEIAAKYFGSQPMLACTQLWWTFVNDAPAEGRAQGFYQFHYDLEDYTCVKFMFYLTDVDLFGGPHVCVKGSHRNKKLSHQFSLLREREDSEIKEYYGDKNIATICDRAGVGFAEDPSCFHKGILPQKSDRLILEFKFTLNNYGIIL, from the coding sequence ATGATTTCACTAATTAATTCTCAAAAACTATGGCTGAAGTTGCAACGAAGGTTTTTACAATACTCGGCAATCTCGCTCAAGCAGCCGCAGTGGTTGCTGATGTTTGCATTTAGCCGCATTCAGATTATTCGTTTTTTGGTGTTGCACTTAACTAAAAAACCTATAAAAATTGATTTTCTTAAAGAAAATTCTGTTTTTACAGATCTCGATCCAGATCGGGCGGTTAAAGCTTTAAACAGCGATGGTTTGCATTTGGGGATTACGATCCCACCACATATACTCAAAGAGATTCTAGATTTTGCCAGAACAGCGACATACTACGGAAATGGAGACTTACAATTTCCGTTCTCGCTGGCGAATCGAAGAGTGCAAGAAATGAAATCTAGCAAAAGTTTTAGGATCGGCTACAATTTTGAGCCTACATCTCAATGTATGGCAATTAGGAAATTAGCAGAAGATCGGAAGCTGTGGGAAATTGCGGCAAAATATTTTGGCAGTCAACCAATGCTTGCCTGCACTCAGCTATGGTGGACTTTTGTGAACGATGCACCCGCTGAGGGTCGCGCTCAAGGTTTTTATCAGTTTCACTACGATCTGGAAGATTACACCTGTGTGAAATTCATGTTCTATCTCACAGATGTCGATTTGTTCGGTGGTCCCCACGTTTGTGTGAAAGGCAGTCATAGAAATAAAAAGCTAAGTCACCAGTTTTCGCTACTGAGAGAAAGAGAAGATAGTGAAATTAAAGAATATTACGGTGACAAAAATATCGCGACAATTTGCGATCGCGCTGGGGTTGGTTTTGCCGAAGATCCCTCCTGCTTCCATAAAGGAATTCTGCCTCAAAAGAGCGATCGGCTGATTTTAGAGTTTAAATTTACTCTCAATAACTACGGCATAATTTTGTAA